One window of the candidate division KSB1 bacterium genome contains the following:
- the ssnA gene encoding putative aminohydrolase SsnA has product MKTLIHNATIFTNTGTTPVLTAHTLVIDGARIAEILPESEARQKHPRAAIIDAGGRLLMPGLINAHMHFYSTFARGLAPPVRPRNFAEVLRLLWWKLDASLDEEAVYYSTLLAAASAVKHGVTAVIDHHASPNAIAGSLDCIEEALALVGMRGVLCYEITDRNGRAGAQAGLRENERYLHKCRHANNESTEHLFDAMVGLHASFTVADDTLQAATALSRAYHAGCHVHVLEDPVDQEETRARHGRAVVDRLQSFGILGPQTLAAHCIHLAEQDRDILAHTQTLVAHNPQSNMNNAVGRADIFRLLERGVTVGIGTDGMSAALWPDLRTAILLHKHDLRDCNAGWREIQHMALRGNPAIFQHLTGKRVGEIAPGSLADLILIDYYPATTLTPENFWGHLLYGLAEAAVDTTIINGKVVVRNGRLLQLDERELAAAARPVAQRVWQRFYE; this is encoded by the coding sequence ATGAAAACCCTCATTCACAATGCCACGATTTTCACCAACACCGGCACCACGCCGGTGCTCACCGCGCATACCCTCGTGATTGACGGTGCTCGTATTGCCGAAATCCTCCCCGAAAGCGAGGCGCGGCAGAAACATCCCCGCGCCGCAATCATCGACGCCGGCGGCCGGCTGCTCATGCCCGGCTTGATCAACGCGCACATGCACTTTTACAGCACGTTCGCGCGCGGCCTGGCGCCGCCGGTGCGGCCGCGCAATTTCGCCGAGGTGCTGCGTCTGCTGTGGTGGAAACTGGATGCCAGCCTGGACGAGGAGGCGGTTTATTACAGCACCCTGCTGGCTGCCGCCAGCGCGGTCAAGCACGGCGTCACGGCGGTGATCGATCATCATGCCAGTCCCAATGCCATCGCCGGCAGTCTCGACTGCATCGAGGAGGCTTTGGCGTTGGTGGGCATGCGCGGCGTGCTGTGCTATGAAATCACCGATCGCAACGGCAGGGCGGGCGCGCAGGCGGGTTTGCGCGAGAACGAACGCTATCTGCACAAATGCCGGCACGCCAATAACGAAAGCACGGAGCATCTTTTTGACGCCATGGTCGGCCTGCACGCCTCCTTCACGGTTGCGGACGACACGCTGCAAGCCGCCACGGCCCTCAGCCGCGCCTATCATGCCGGCTGCCATGTGCACGTGCTGGAGGATCCCGTCGATCAGGAGGAGACGCGCGCACGCCACGGCCGCGCCGTGGTCGACCGGCTGCAGAGCTTCGGCATTCTCGGGCCGCAGACGCTGGCGGCGCATTGCATTCATCTCGCGGAGCAGGATCGGGATATTTTGGCGCACACGCAAACCCTGGTGGCGCACAATCCACAATCCAACATGAACAACGCGGTGGGCCGTGCCGACATTTTCCGCCTGCTCGAGCGCGGCGTCACCGTGGGGATCGGCACCGACGGCATGTCCGCCGCGCTGTGGCCCGATCTGCGCACTGCAATCCTGCTGCACAAGCATGATCTGCGCGACTGCAATGCAGGCTGGCGCGAGATTCAGCACATGGCATTGCGCGGCAATCCCGCGATCTTTCAGCACCTCACCGGCAAACGCGTCGGAGAGATCGCGCCAGGCAGCCTGGCCGATCTGATCCTGATTGATTATTATCCGGCCACGACGCTGACACCGGAAAATTTCTGGGGGCATCTGCTGTATGGCCTTGCCGAGGCCGCGGTTGACACCACCATCATCAACGGCAAAGTCGTGGTGCGGAACGGCAGGCTGCTGCAACTCGATGAGCGAGAGCTCGCGGCCGCAGCGCGGCCGGTGGCGCAGCGGGTGTGGCAGCGATTTTACGAATGA
- a CDS encoding glutamate synthase gives MAELHGIPVGRHLQAIVSEWRANNTICGYPARKMFRGFPGFDFSVAFHGRRAATPLGPASGPHTQLAQNIVLSFLGGGRIIELKTVQIRDHLQIPRPCIDVRNVGYNIEWSQELRLHESYQEYVNAWVLLKLIEKLELLGVPAGDPFYATVFDLSVGYDLAGISSPPMQRWLAGMQNAEAAIAAALETLPPALHHLRHTAIAPNISESVTLSTFHGCPRTEIENIVQHLISTHGFHVIVKMNPTLLGYDTVRRVLHEELGYTEIQLDPHAFEKDLQFEEAVAMMQRLAAFAGRHGRCVGAKFTNTLVVRNHERIFKDEFIYLSGAPLHVLAMQAMQRFREAMGPAFHLSFSAGITKQNFARAVACNLRPVSTCTDLLKTGGYTRLFDYLKNLQQAMAETGSHTIDEFILASAGGTAASVAVAGAINSGRIVATLAHDPQYHAANHRKTPPKIDRHLALFDCITCNKCLPVCPNAANFSLPIGEKTVEVTNYRLDNGRLIPVPAGRFVLAQARQIANLADFCNDCGNCDTYCPETGGPYIEKPRFFFTPASFARSAQGNGFYFATPDTLVGRLADGEYQLTRSAAGQTYLFRTGPLTVEFDHNHQPLGFTLARGAAAPALVDLRPYHILRTLLDGVHTARQVYAALLLQADGGPPAGEMSPPVFNDGNAVSPA, from the coding sequence ATGGCCGAATTGCATGGCATTCCCGTGGGCCGCCACTTGCAGGCAATTGTCAGCGAATGGCGGGCGAACAACACCATTTGCGGCTACCCCGCCCGCAAAATGTTTCGCGGCTTTCCCGGCTTCGATTTTTCCGTGGCTTTTCACGGCCGGCGGGCAGCCACGCCGCTGGGGCCGGCTTCCGGTCCGCACACGCAACTGGCACAAAACATCGTGCTCTCCTTTTTGGGTGGCGGCCGCATCATCGAATTGAAAACGGTGCAGATTCGCGATCACTTGCAGATTCCGCGGCCGTGCATCGACGTGCGCAACGTGGGTTACAATATCGAATGGTCGCAGGAGCTGCGGCTGCACGAATCGTATCAGGAGTATGTCAATGCCTGGGTGCTGCTCAAGCTCATCGAGAAGCTGGAGCTGCTCGGCGTGCCGGCCGGCGACCCCTTTTATGCCACGGTTTTCGACCTGTCGGTGGGGTATGATCTCGCGGGCATTTCCTCGCCGCCCATGCAACGCTGGCTGGCCGGCATGCAAAACGCGGAGGCCGCCATCGCCGCGGCACTCGAAACCCTGCCCCCGGCCCTCCACCACCTGCGGCACACCGCGATTGCACCGAACATTTCGGAGTCGGTCACGCTCTCCACTTTCCACGGCTGCCCGCGGACCGAGATTGAAAACATCGTGCAGCATTTGATCAGCACGCACGGCTTTCATGTGATCGTCAAGATGAATCCCACGCTGTTGGGATATGACACGGTGCGGCGGGTGTTGCACGAGGAGCTGGGCTACACCGAGATCCAGCTCGATCCCCATGCCTTCGAAAAGGATTTGCAGTTCGAGGAGGCGGTGGCCATGATGCAGCGGCTGGCGGCGTTTGCCGGCCGCCACGGCCGGTGCGTCGGCGCCAAATTCACCAACACCCTGGTGGTGCGCAATCACGAGCGCATTTTCAAGGATGAGTTCATTTATCTCTCCGGTGCGCCGCTGCACGTGCTGGCGATGCAGGCCATGCAGCGTTTCCGTGAGGCCATGGGGCCGGCGTTTCATCTTTCCTTTTCCGCCGGCATCACCAAACAGAATTTCGCCCGGGCGGTGGCCTGCAATCTCCGGCCGGTTTCCACCTGCACCGATCTGCTCAAAACCGGCGGTTATACGCGGCTGTTCGATTATCTCAAGAATCTCCAGCAGGCGATGGCCGAGACCGGCAGCCACACCATCGACGAGTTTATTCTCGCGAGCGCCGGCGGCACGGCCGCCAGCGTGGCGGTGGCGGGCGCCATCAACTCCGGCCGGATCGTGGCAACGCTGGCGCACGATCCGCAATATCATGCCGCCAACCATCGCAAAACTCCGCCGAAAATCGACCGCCACCTCGCGCTCTTTGATTGCATCACTTGCAACAAATGCCTGCCGGTATGTCCCAATGCCGCCAACTTTTCGCTGCCCATCGGCGAAAAGACCGTGGAGGTGACCAACTATCGCCTCGACAATGGCCGGCTCATCCCCGTTCCGGCGGGCCGGTTTGTGCTGGCGCAGGCACGGCAAATCGCCAATCTCGCGGATTTCTGCAATGACTGCGGCAACTGCGACACGTATTGTCCGGAGACCGGCGGGCCATACATAGAGAAGCCGCGCTTCTTTTTCACGCCAGCCAGTTTTGCACGATCCGCGCAGGGCAACGGCTTTTACTTCGCCACCCCCGACACGCTGGTGGGCCGCCTCGCAGACGGTGAGTATCAGCTCACGCGCTCCGCCGCCGGACAAACATACCTTTTCCGCACCGGGCCGCTCACCGTGGAATTCGACCACAACCACCAGCCGCTCGGTTTCACGCTCGCCCGCGGTGCCGCGGCGCCCGCCTTGGTTGATCTGCGGCCGTATCACATCCTGCGCACTCTGCTGGATGGGGTGCACACCGCACGGCAAGTGTACGCGGCTTTGCTGCTGCAGGCGGACGGCGGTCCGCCTGCCGGTGAAATGTCACCTCCGGTTTTCAATGATGGCAACGCGGTCTCCCCGGCCTGA
- a CDS encoding pyridoxal-phosphate dependent enzyme, which produces MIDLQIHEPTLQKAIQRARERHLIIPTFEQLMHPEKIPAAITEQLRQVGLWEVNPLNLFRITWKNEPRESGGLFGGVNFLEIPPRLSGVAARLLALVGKWFPTGAHKVGATFGCLVPRLVTGQFDPTSQKAVWPSTGNFCRGGAYNSALLGCDSIAILPEGMSRERFDWLKAIAGEVIATPGSESNVKEIYDKCWELRCTRRDIMIFNQFEEFGNYLWHFHVTGRAVEEVFATVHQPRQRLAGFVSATGSAGTLACGDYVKQKFPQAKIVAAEALQCPTLLANGYGSHRIEGIGDKHVPWIHNVRNTDVVVAVDDEACLRLIRLFNEPAGRDYLAAEGVPEAFLQQLPLIGISGIANLIAAIKFARAFELNERDVIFTVFTDSMALYTSRLAEMRNAEGPYTREHALRDFHRHLQGLSTDYLLELTHAERKRIHQLKYYTWIEQQGRRLEELQAQWYDYPDYWLAIQNQISEIDRHIAAFNARVAGRQAS; this is translated from the coding sequence ATGATCGATCTGCAGATTCATGAGCCGACCCTGCAAAAAGCGATTCAGCGCGCGCGTGAGCGCCATCTCATCATTCCGACGTTCGAACAACTCATGCACCCGGAAAAAATTCCTGCCGCCATCACCGAGCAACTGCGTCAGGTGGGCTTGTGGGAGGTGAATCCGCTCAATCTCTTTCGCATCACGTGGAAGAACGAACCGCGGGAGAGCGGCGGCCTGTTCGGCGGCGTGAATTTTCTCGAAATCCCGCCGCGCCTGAGCGGCGTGGCCGCGCGCCTTCTCGCGCTGGTCGGCAAATGGTTTCCCACCGGCGCGCACAAAGTGGGCGCCACCTTTGGCTGCCTGGTGCCGCGTCTGGTCACCGGCCAGTTCGATCCCACCAGCCAAAAGGCAGTGTGGCCCTCCACCGGCAATTTCTGCCGCGGCGGGGCCTACAATTCCGCCCTGCTGGGTTGTGACTCGATCGCCATTCTGCCGGAGGGCATGAGCCGCGAACGTTTCGACTGGCTGAAGGCCATTGCCGGGGAAGTCATCGCCACGCCCGGCTCGGAATCCAACGTCAAGGAGATTTATGACAAATGCTGGGAATTGCGGTGCACACGCCGCGACATCATGATCTTCAACCAGTTCGAAGAGTTCGGCAACTACCTCTGGCACTTTCATGTCACCGGCCGCGCCGTGGAGGAAGTTTTCGCCACGGTGCACCAGCCCCGCCAGCGGCTGGCAGGCTTCGTTTCCGCCACCGGCTCCGCCGGCACCCTGGCGTGCGGCGATTACGTGAAACAGAAATTTCCGCAGGCCAAAATCGTGGCCGCGGAGGCCTTGCAATGTCCGACACTGCTCGCCAACGGCTATGGCAGCCACCGCATCGAGGGCATCGGTGACAAGCACGTGCCGTGGATTCACAACGTGCGCAACACCGACGTGGTGGTGGCCGTCGATGACGAAGCGTGCCTGCGCCTGATCCGCCTGTTCAACGAACCGGCCGGCCGGGACTATCTGGCGGCCGAGGGCGTGCCCGAGGCCTTCCTGCAGCAACTGCCGCTCATCGGCATCTCCGGGATTGCCAATCTCATCGCAGCCATCAAATTCGCCCGTGCGTTCGAGTTGAATGAACGCGACGTGATCTTCACGGTGTTCACCGACTCGATGGCACTCTACACCAGCCGCCTGGCGGAAATGCGCAACGCCGAAGGACCTTACACGCGGGAGCACGCCCTCCGCGATTTTCACCGCCATTTACAGGGCCTGAGCACGGATTATCTGCTCGAGCTGACGCACGCCGAGCGCAAGCGGATTCACCAGCTCAAGTACTACACCTGGATCGAACAGCAGGGCCGCCGGCTCGAGGAGCTGCAGGCGCAGTGGTACGATTATCCCGACTACTGGCTGGCGATCCAGAATCAAATCAGCGAGATCGATCGACATATTGCAGCATTCAACGCCCGGGTGGCCGGGCGGCAGGCTTCATGA
- a CDS encoding threonine synthase produces MPNLSHLRCVSCNRNFSPAEIDYTCPACGPLAGTLEVCYDYDAVAKRLTRDALAGNRDVTHWRYWEILPVKETRFIQPLAVGGTPLYHSTALAQELGLRALWIKDDGRNPTASLKDRASSVAIVRALERGATTVTAASTGNAASSWSAFTAVAGLRTVIFVPENAPAAKLAQLLLYGALVLQVRGTYDEAFDLCCQAAEKWGWYNRSTAINPYLGEGKKTAALEICEQLHWQVPDCVFVAVGDGCILQGMWKGFKDLHALRLIERLPRMIGVQAQGSAPLVQAWQQGAATAAPIVPDTLADSIAVGVPRDQSKALAAVRESHGEFLAVSDEEILSAMSVLARRAGVFAEPAGATALAGLVKMSHTGRLPAEATAVVMVTGNGLKDIQGVMRAVRRQPLLVENSLAEVERKLSAHQEPV; encoded by the coding sequence ATGCCCAATCTTTCCCATCTTCGCTGCGTCTCCTGCAACCGCAATTTTTCACCCGCGGAAATCGATTACACCTGCCCGGCGTGCGGCCCGCTGGCCGGCACGCTGGAAGTGTGCTATGACTACGACGCCGTTGCCAAAAGGCTGACTCGGGACGCACTCGCCGGCAATCGCGATGTCACACACTGGCGCTATTGGGAAATCCTGCCGGTCAAGGAGACCCGCTTCATTCAACCGCTGGCGGTGGGCGGAACGCCGCTCTATCACAGCACCGCGCTGGCGCAAGAATTGGGGCTGCGTGCACTTTGGATCAAAGACGACGGCCGCAATCCCACCGCCTCTCTGAAGGATCGCGCCAGTTCGGTGGCCATCGTCAGGGCTTTGGAGAGGGGCGCCACCACGGTGACAGCCGCCTCCACCGGCAATGCCGCTTCCTCGTGGTCAGCCTTCACCGCCGTCGCGGGATTGCGCACCGTCATCTTTGTGCCGGAAAACGCGCCCGCCGCCAAACTGGCGCAACTGCTGCTGTATGGCGCACTCGTGCTGCAGGTGCGCGGCACCTATGACGAGGCCTTCGATCTCTGCTGCCAGGCGGCAGAAAAATGGGGCTGGTACAACCGCAGCACCGCGATCAATCCCTATCTCGGCGAAGGCAAGAAAACTGCGGCCCTGGAAATTTGCGAACAACTGCACTGGCAGGTGCCGGATTGCGTGTTTGTGGCGGTGGGCGACGGCTGCATCCTGCAGGGCATGTGGAAGGGCTTCAAAGACTTGCATGCCCTGCGCCTGATCGAGCGGCTGCCGCGCATGATCGGCGTGCAAGCCCAGGGCAGTGCGCCGCTGGTGCAGGCCTGGCAACAGGGCGCTGCCACTGCCGCGCCAATCGTGCCCGACACCCTTGCAGACAGCATTGCGGTGGGCGTGCCGCGCGATCAAAGCAAAGCCCTGGCTGCCGTGCGCGAGTCGCACGGGGAGTTTCTCGCGGTAAGCGATGAGGAAATTCTCTCCGCCATGTCGGTGTTGGCGCGCCGCGCGGGCGTGTTCGCCGAACCGGCAGGTGCCACCGCCCTGGCCGGCCTCGTGAAAATGTCGCACACCGGCCGCCTGCCGGCGGAGGCCACCGCGGTGGTGATGGTTACCGGCAACGGCCTCAAAGACATTCAAGGCGTTATGCGGGCGGTGCGCCGCCAGCCTCTGCTGGTTGAAAACAGCCTGGCGGAGGTCGAACGAAAATTGTCAGCCCATCAGGAGCCAGTATGA
- a CDS encoding YgeY family selenium metabolism-linked hydrolase — translation MNDILRRAQELQGELTAFLCDLVAIPSTSGKEEPAIARIEQEMKKLGYHEIRRDGLGNLMGRIGSGRRVLAIDGHCDVVDVGNPALWETPAFEPVVKDGKIYGRGSCDQKGGLASAVYAGKILAEAGVPQDVSVWVTATVLEEDIEGLCWKYLVEQNHFRPDAVLLTEPTNLNIYRGHRGRLEIKVKTEGLSCHGSAPERGVNAIYHMAPIIREIEELHGRLRHDDFLGKGSVTISDIRSTSPSLCAVADSCTIHLDRRLTAGETIESSLAEIRNLPAFQQANAQVWVPEYRAASYTGTVFPMPSYMPTWVLPENHPLLALARKSYRTLFQAEPKVDKWTFSTNGVGSMGMFNIPTLGFGPGNEVLAHAPNEYIPIDHLVKATAFYAEFARGF, via the coding sequence GTGAACGACATTTTGCGACGTGCCCAGGAATTGCAGGGAGAGCTTACCGCCTTCCTGTGCGACCTGGTGGCCATCCCCTCGACCAGCGGCAAGGAAGAGCCGGCAATTGCGCGCATCGAGCAGGAGATGAAAAAACTCGGCTATCATGAAATTCGCCGCGACGGCCTCGGCAACCTCATGGGGCGCATTGGCAGCGGGCGGCGCGTGCTGGCGATCGACGGTCACTGCGACGTGGTGGATGTCGGCAATCCCGCGTTGTGGGAAACACCGGCATTTGAACCGGTGGTGAAAGACGGCAAGATTTACGGCCGCGGTTCCTGTGATCAAAAAGGCGGCTTGGCGAGTGCGGTTTATGCGGGCAAAATTCTCGCGGAAGCCGGCGTCCCGCAGGACGTGTCCGTGTGGGTGACCGCCACCGTTTTGGAGGAGGATATTGAAGGGCTGTGCTGGAAATATCTGGTGGAGCAGAATCATTTTCGACCCGATGCGGTTCTGCTCACCGAGCCGACCAATCTCAACATCTATCGCGGCCATCGCGGCCGGCTGGAGATCAAGGTAAAAACCGAGGGCCTCTCCTGCCATGGGTCGGCACCCGAGCGCGGGGTCAACGCCATTTATCACATGGCGCCCATCATTCGCGAAATCGAGGAGCTGCACGGCCGGCTGCGCCATGATGATTTCCTCGGCAAGGGCAGCGTCACGATCTCCGACATTCGCTCGACCTCGCCCTCGCTCTGCGCCGTCGCCGATTCCTGCACCATTCATCTCGACCGGCGCCTGACCGCCGGCGAAACCATCGAAAGCAGCCTGGCGGAAATCCGCAATCTGCCCGCCTTTCAGCAGGCCAATGCGCAGGTGTGGGTGCCGGAATATCGCGCCGCCAGTTACACCGGCACCGTCTTCCCCATGCCGTCCTACATGCCCACCTGGGTCTTGCCGGAGAACCATCCCCTGCTGGCGCTGGCGCGCAAAAGCTACCGCACGCTGTTTCAGGCGGAGCCGAAAGTCGACAAGTGGACTTTTTCCACCAACGGCGTGGGCAGCATGGGCATGTTCAACATTCCAACGCTGGGATTCGGGCCCGGCAATGAAGTGCTGGCGCATGCCCCCAATGAGTACATTCCGATCGACCATCTCGTCAAAGCCACGGCGTTTTATGCCGAATTCGCGCGCGGCTTTTGA
- a CDS encoding ornithine carbamoyltransferase, with translation MIGSLKGKDYISTQDWSLEELELALETAAELKFMFKNGIPHRFLPDKTIFLLFFDKSTRTRNSFEAGITQLGGHAHFIDSSSSQISHGESAKDTALILSSYGHAIAVRHDLVPGEGNTYMREIARWADKPVINMQCDVDHPCQTLADLMTMREVFGKDLRGKKIAISWAYAPSYAKPLSVPQGLCLLLPRFGLDVVLAHPPEYDLMKPVMEAARANARAAGTKFEIVHDMDAACEQADIIYAKSWGIESLFHEPQRALEISKKYRDWICDERRMKLAKPNAIYMHCLPADRGNEVTDAVLDGPQSVIYQEAENRLHTAKAIMALTM, from the coding sequence ATGATTGGATCGTTGAAAGGCAAAGACTACATCTCGACGCAGGATTGGAGCCTCGAGGAGCTCGAGCTGGCGCTGGAGACCGCGGCCGAGCTGAAATTCATGTTCAAAAACGGCATTCCGCACCGTTTCCTGCCGGACAAGACCATCTTTCTGCTGTTTTTCGACAAATCCACCCGCACGCGCAATTCCTTTGAGGCCGGCATCACCCAGCTCGGCGGCCATGCGCACTTCATCGATTCCTCCAGTTCGCAAATTTCCCACGGCGAGAGTGCCAAGGACACCGCGCTGATTCTGTCCTCGTATGGCCACGCCATCGCGGTGCGCCACGATCTCGTGCCCGGCGAGGGCAACACCTACATGCGCGAGATCGCGCGCTGGGCCGACAAACCGGTGATCAACATGCAGTGCGATGTGGATCATCCCTGCCAGACGCTCGCCGATCTGATGACGATGCGCGAGGTTTTCGGCAAGGATTTGCGCGGCAAAAAAATCGCGATATCCTGGGCCTATGCCCCCTCCTATGCCAAGCCGCTGTCGGTGCCGCAGGGCCTGTGCCTGCTGCTGCCGCGTTTCGGCCTGGATGTCGTGCTGGCGCATCCGCCGGAGTACGATTTGATGAAACCGGTGATGGAAGCGGCGCGTGCCAATGCCCGCGCCGCCGGCACCAAATTCGAAATCGTGCACGACATGGATGCCGCCTGCGAGCAGGCGGACATCATCTATGCCAAAAGCTGGGGCATCGAGTCGCTCTTTCACGAGCCGCAGCGTGCCCTGGAAATCTCCAAAAAGTACCGCGACTGGATTTGCGATGAGCGCCGCATGAAACTCGCCAAACCCAACGCGATCTACATGCACTGCCTGCCCGCTGATCGCGGCAATGAAGTCACCGATGCCGTGCTCGACGGGCCGCAGTCGGTGATCTATCAGGAGGCGGAAAACCGCCTGCACACCGCCAAGGCGATCATGGCACTGACCATGTAA
- the xdh gene encoding selenium-dependent xanthine dehydrogenase, producing MILTLNGARHEYHGDPELSLLRYLREHAGVLSPKDGCAPQAACGCCVVELNGRAVLACATPMRKVANGQVVTIEGIGAYRQSVFAHAFVTSGGVQCGFCIPGIVMQSKVLLDHHPNPTRAEVQKALTPHLCRCTGYKKIEDAILLAAAALREGREIPAPGGDGRLGSRHPKYEAADLVLGKRPFVADMHVPNMVYGALKLSDHPRAKVRAIHTAAAEKLPGVLRVFTARDVPGERHIGLIVNDWPLMVAEGEETRYVGDVIAGVVAESEDRAREAARLLEVEYEVLEPVTDPEVALRPESPRLHPGGNLLSETVIARGEVSRALAEAAFVARGIYQTQMIEHGFLEPECCLALPTARGVTVYSQGQGVYEDQKQIARLLALPAADVEVILVPSGGGFGGKEDLSVQGHAALFARLLQRPVKITLTREESIRMHPKRHPLRMNYTLACDRNGRLTALQADILGDTGAYASVGMKVLERAAGHATGAYDIPNVHVISRAVYTNNLPCGAMRGFGVNQVTFALESCIDELCAQGGFDRWQFRYDNALQEGSRTATGQIIRGGCGVRATLLAVKEQFQAARYAGIACGLKNTGIGNGMRDEGKVKIVVASPHKVIIHHGWTEMGQGVHTMAVQFLCHETGLDPKLVEVQVNTTAAAIAGMTTASRATSILGNAILKAAQRLRQDLAHHSLAELEGRVYEGEWVCDWTTPPEAGHEQAVTHYSYSYATQVAVLDEQGKVAKIYAAHDAGRIINPNLFEGQIEGSLHMGLGYALTEDLPLQNGVPVSTRLRQCGILRAKEMPEIEVIGVEVPDPHGPYGAKGVGEIGLVPTAAAVANALFQFDGIRRSRLPLRRRRKQLETNEAAGELG from the coding sequence ATGATACTGACCCTCAATGGCGCGCGGCATGAGTATCACGGTGATCCGGAGTTGTCGCTGCTGCGCTATTTGCGCGAGCACGCCGGTGTGCTTTCCCCCAAAGACGGCTGTGCACCACAGGCGGCCTGCGGCTGCTGCGTGGTGGAATTGAACGGCCGGGCCGTGCTGGCGTGCGCCACACCCATGAGGAAGGTTGCAAACGGACAGGTGGTGACGATCGAAGGCATCGGTGCCTACCGCCAGTCCGTGTTTGCCCATGCCTTCGTGACCAGCGGCGGCGTGCAATGCGGGTTTTGCATCCCCGGCATCGTGATGCAAAGCAAGGTGCTGCTCGATCACCATCCCAATCCCACGCGGGCGGAGGTGCAGAAGGCGTTGACGCCGCACTTGTGCCGTTGCACGGGCTACAAGAAGATCGAAGACGCGATCCTGCTGGCGGCCGCCGCGTTGCGGGAGGGTCGCGAGATTCCCGCGCCCGGTGGCGATGGCCGCCTGGGCAGCCGGCATCCCAAATACGAAGCCGCGGATTTGGTGCTGGGCAAACGGCCGTTCGTTGCGGATATGCACGTTCCGAACATGGTGTATGGGGCGTTGAAACTGAGTGATCATCCCCGCGCCAAGGTGCGCGCCATTCACACGGCGGCCGCGGAAAAGCTGCCGGGCGTGCTGCGTGTGTTCACCGCCCGCGATGTTCCCGGTGAGCGCCATATTGGATTAATCGTCAACGACTGGCCATTAATGGTGGCCGAGGGTGAAGAGACACGCTACGTCGGCGACGTCATTGCCGGCGTGGTGGCGGAGAGTGAAGATCGCGCGCGGGAGGCGGCGCGCTTGCTTGAAGTGGAATACGAGGTGCTCGAGCCCGTCACCGATCCGGAGGTGGCGCTGCGACCGGAGAGCCCGCGTCTTCATCCGGGCGGTAATTTGCTCTCCGAAACGGTGATTGCCCGGGGCGAGGTCAGCAGGGCCCTGGCCGAAGCGGCATTTGTCGCGCGCGGCATCTATCAAACCCAGATGATCGAGCATGGCTTTCTGGAGCCGGAGTGCTGCCTGGCTCTGCCCACCGCCCGGGGCGTGACAGTCTATTCGCAGGGACAGGGCGTTTACGAGGACCAAAAGCAGATTGCGCGCCTGCTCGCCCTGCCCGCGGCCGATGTGGAAGTGATTTTGGTTCCCAGCGGCGGGGGGTTCGGCGGCAAGGAGGATCTTTCGGTGCAGGGGCACGCCGCACTGTTTGCGCGGCTGCTGCAGCGCCCGGTGAAGATCACGCTGACCCGCGAGGAGTCGATTCGCATGCATCCCAAGCGCCATCCGCTGCGCATGAACTACACGCTTGCCTGCGATCGCAACGGCCGGCTCACCGCACTGCAGGCGGACATTCTTGGCGATACCGGGGCCTATGCGTCGGTGGGAATGAAAGTCCTCGAGCGCGCGGCCGGCCATGCCACCGGCGCCTATGACATTCCCAACGTGCACGTGATCAGCCGGGCGGTTTACACCAACAATCTGCCGTGCGGCGCGATGCGCGGCTTCGGCGTGAATCAAGTCACCTTTGCATTGGAAAGCTGCATCGATGAACTCTGCGCGCAGGGCGGCTTTGACCGCTGGCAATTCCGCTACGACAACGCGCTGCAGGAGGGCAGCCGCACCGCCACCGGCCAGATCATTCGCGGCGGCTGCGGCGTGCGCGCCACGCTGCTGGCGGTGAAGGAACAGTTTCAAGCCGCGCGTTATGCCGGCATCGCCTGCGGCTTGAAGAACACCGGCATCGGCAACGGCATGCGCGACGAGGGCAAAGTGAAGATCGTAGTGGCCTCGCCGCACAAGGTGATCATCCATCACGGCTGGACGGAGATGGGGCAGGGTGTGCACACCATGGCGGTGCAGTTTCTCTGCCATGAAACCGGCCTGGATCCCAAACTCGTCGAAGTGCAGGTGAACACCACGGCCGCGGCCATCGCCGGCATGACCACGGCTTCGCGCGCCACCTCCATCCTCGGCAATGCCATCCTCAAGGCGGCGCAGCGACTGCGGCAGGATCTCGCGCACCATTCTTTGGCGGAGCTGGAGGGCCGCGTCTATGAGGGCGAGTGGGTGTGTGATTGGACCACCCCGCCCGAGGCCGGCCACGAGCAGGCGGTCACGCATTATTCCTACAGCTATGCCACACAAGTGGCCGTGCTCGATGAACAGGGCAAGGTCGCAAAGATTTACGCCGCGCATGATGCCGGCCGCATCATCAATCCCAATTTGTTCGAAGGCCAGATCGAAGGCTCGCTTCACATGGGGCTGGGCTACGCGCTGACGGAAGACCTGCCGTTGCAAAACGGTGTGCCGGTAAGCACGCGGCTGCGGCAGTGCGGGATTCTGCGGGCCAAAGAGATGCCGGAGATCGAAGTGATCGGCGTGGAAGTGCCCGATCCGCACGGCCCTTATGGTGCCAAGGGTGTGGGCGAAATCGGGTTGGTGCCGACCGCGGCGGCGGTGGCCAATGCCCTGTTTCAATTCGATGGTATCCGGCGCTCTCGCCTGCCCCTGCGCCGGCGGCGGAAGCAGTTGGAGACCAACGAGGCCGCAGGTGAACTTGGTTGA